The following proteins are encoded in a genomic region of Diabrotica virgifera virgifera chromosome 1, PGI_DIABVI_V3a:
- the LOC126891641 gene encoding uncharacterized protein LOC126891641, protein MPKSQNELKLERLCSKRETIFRRAQLCYDAGSALEKDPENASKMRNFAVRYSTFEKTLSEYEEIVQDIVILKQEMEPDAGVAYHTHLDAFYDLYSNIEYLASLLINKPAVLSNNPNSTNNSTIKMPKFELVKFDGGFKLTKWMSNSNDLLSTIPEPLQLVKTKQFDKSVSKVLGLQWEEKCDNFSFGLEIPSSTRCTKRNMLSLVARMFDPLGFLSPITLLLKIWIKKLWTLKVDWDSTVPKEIEIAWEKFQNEFHVLYKIQIPRHIAVTPNSSLSFVGFSDASAAGYAAIVYSRVVNCTGQVKVTLLYSQSKVSPMSKITLPRLELCGALLLSKLLSHAIETYSPRHNIDKIFALSDSMIVLNWIKSSEKNLKIFVQNRVVTIHKMVPSEYWFFVPGKENVVDCASRGLFPSSLVNHSTWFTGPNWLLLEPEYWPIQSVNGQEIMICDSEYRSQTFFVGRNF, encoded by the exons atgcCTAAAAGTCAAAACGAACTAAAATTGGAGCGATTATGCTCTAAACGTGAAACTATCTTTCGTAGGGCTCAATTATGTTACGATGCCGGGTCGGCCTTAGAAAAAGATCCAGAAaatgcctcaaaaatgcgtaactTTGCAGTTAGATATAGTACTTTCGAAAAAACTCTATCAGAATATGAGGAAATTGTTCAAgatatcgttatattaaaacaagAGATGGAGCCAGATGCTGGCGTTGCATACCATACGCATTTAGATGCATTTTATGATCTCTACTCCAATATTGAATATTTAgcttcattattaataaataaacctgCTGTTTTGAGTAATAATCCCAATAGTACTAATAATTCTACTATTAAAATGCCCAAATTTGAATTAGTTAAGTTTGATG gtGGTTTTAAATTAACCAAATGGATGTCGAACTCGAACGATCTACTATCGACAATCCCCGAACCCCTTCAATTGGTCAAAACCAAACAATTTGATAAGTCAGTCTCCAAAGTGTTAGGATTGCAATGGGAAGAAAAATGTGACAATTTTAGTTTTGGGTTAGAAATACCCTCATCGACCcgttgtacaaaaagaaacatgCTCTCACTTGTTGCTCGTATGTTTGATCCCTTGGGATTCCTATCTCCTATAACCCTCTTGCTTAAAATTTGGATAAAGAAACTTTGGACTCTAAAGGTAGATTGGGATAGTACCGTACCAAAAGAAATCGAAATAGCATGGGAAAAGTTTCAAAATGAATTTCATGTcctatacaaaatacaaattCCACGCCATATAGCAGTTACACCTAATTCGTCGTTGTCTTTTGTAGGATTTTCAGACGCAAGTGCTGCTGGATACGCAGCCATTGTTTATTCCAGGGTTGTTAATTGTACAGGTCAAGTTAAAGTTACTTTACTGTACTCTCAATCTAAAGTATCTCCAATGTCTAAAATAACTCTTCCTCGATTAGAGCTTTGTGGAGCGCTTCTTCTCTCAAAGCTTCTTTCACATGCTATTGAAACTTATTCTCCTAgacataatattgataaaatttttgccTTAAGTGATTCCATGATTGTATTAAATTGGATAAAGTCCTcagagaaaaatctcaaaatatttgttcaaaatagaGTTGTTACAATTCATAAGATGGTTCCGTCAGAGTATTGGTTTTTTGTTCCTGGAAAGGAAAATGTTGTTGATTGCGCCTCTCGAGGTTTGTTTCCTTCTTCGTTAGTCAACCATTCCACATGGTTTACTGGTCCAAATTGGTTACTGTTGGAGCCAGAATATTGGCCTATTCAGTCTGTCAACGGACAGGAAATTATGATTTGTGATTCTGAATATAGATCACAAACCTTCTTTG TTGGTCGAAACTTTTAA